One window of the Chitinophaga niabensis genome contains the following:
- a CDS encoding cupin domain-containing protein — protein MDQQQKTFRRIVTGHDADGKAIIISDAPPVHTQLVGGVGGPTFFEVWHTLETPALIRAQPNEPDEPGLVLPPPKSGTRIRVIEFPPEGEEIRKLTSADAVAKFRSMGDAKASTSDEAAPHPLMHRTKTVDYGIVLEGEITLVLDRAETTIQAGDIVIQNGTNHAWANRSGKICRMIFMLIDGQFTNEII, from the coding sequence ATGGATCAGCAACAGAAAACATTCAGACGCATTGTAACAGGGCATGATGCAGATGGAAAGGCCATCATTATTTCAGATGCCCCTCCTGTGCATACACAACTTGTTGGCGGCGTTGGTGGTCCTACTTTCTTTGAAGTATGGCATACGTTAGAAACACCTGCATTAATTCGGGCTCAGCCGAACGAGCCGGATGAACCAGGTTTGGTTTTACCGCCTCCTAAAAGTGGTACCCGCATCCGGGTGATCGAATTTCCGCCGGAAGGAGAAGAAATAAGGAAACTTACTTCAGCAGACGCAGTAGCTAAATTCAGGTCTATGGGAGATGCAAAGGCCTCCACATCAGATGAAGCCGCTCCTCATCCTTTAATGCACCGGACAAAAACGGTGGATTATGGGATAGTACTTGAAGGTGAGATAACATTGGTCCTTGACCGGGCAGAGACAACTATTCAGGCGGGTGATATTGTTATTCAGAACGGTACAAATCATGCCTGGGCGAACCGCTCCGGCAAGATCTGCCGCATGATCTTTATGCTGATCGATGGTCAGTTTACCAATGAAATCATCTAG
- a CDS encoding sensor histidine kinase: protein MLRLTLMYILFGVLMSFNGQSQSSAKKGPSGYSYYHPSKDKESWQRLNLLLSSTYLLVAKEGQGSPDSCLHAASRSLGLSTLPVLAEGIGDQELFEQSQWVDRHEPGVGIRLLSKATGRKHLQLLILLGSYYAFQPGHNKDSVGYFLHKAIAESRSLKEERLGRIALCLLGKIYVEKNDSKGDSIYNVLINQCRKAGDKETEARAYAYRGIYTSPTRATLLTKAADQQKAADLYHQLGNTEAEINILTDLGYMLVVTGQLKTANEVFLKALTLAEAINYPYIHYNTEALAMVNVYQSKFGEPLRYALQTIRVAESCRDSIGWGYFYSRMSHLYEMEGRWKESADMAQLAVKRFIADRNPTVYNALHPIVIYLSEQGRAKEAYNLALDAVKKVGIPQNISEKIFYCHTLSSCHLFMGNLDLAEMYAREMDSLETIAEGIRGPLRRTLINDQFAYIHFKRGQYRKSRELLKKRFATIFIAGRDLSSDLVAYRWLISIDSALGDKAAAVSHYEKYTQLLDSNFRITKIRQAEELQVMYETQEKENQITLLNEQATLQKANFKQAKLVKDLTLAGIAAVIIIAGLLYWQNRLKQKNAIVITHKNEQLQQLLTDREWLLKEIHHRVKNNLQIVMSLLNSQAVYINNDAAFTAIQDSKRRVYAMSLIHQKLYQSENIATIAMSEYINELVNHVQDSLDTRNRIVFTQNIESLDLDVSQAIPLGLIINESVVNAIKYAFPHDRKGMVSISLRHEGTDQLLLNISDNGIGLPADLDIMEHNSLGLDLVRGLAKQLKGRFNITSDNGLHVTIRFAVINKQISEEASDNL, encoded by the coding sequence ATGCTCAGGCTGACGCTTATGTACATACTTTTCGGTGTACTGATGTCTTTTAACGGACAATCCCAAAGCTCCGCTAAAAAAGGACCTTCAGGCTATTCCTATTATCACCCGTCTAAAGACAAAGAATCATGGCAACGGCTGAATTTGTTGCTCAGCTCTACTTATCTCCTTGTTGCAAAGGAAGGCCAGGGCAGCCCGGACAGTTGTTTGCATGCAGCCAGCCGCTCCCTGGGTTTGAGCACGCTCCCTGTACTGGCAGAAGGGATCGGTGATCAGGAATTATTTGAACAATCGCAATGGGTTGACCGGCATGAACCAGGTGTTGGTATTCGTTTGCTTTCAAAGGCAACAGGTAGGAAACACCTGCAGTTGCTAATACTGCTGGGCTCCTACTATGCATTTCAACCTGGTCATAATAAAGATAGCGTTGGATATTTTCTGCACAAGGCGATAGCAGAAAGCAGATCTTTGAAGGAGGAAAGACTTGGCAGGATAGCACTTTGCCTGCTCGGAAAAATATATGTGGAGAAAAACGACAGCAAGGGTGATTCTATTTATAATGTCCTGATCAATCAATGCCGAAAAGCCGGTGATAAAGAAACAGAAGCAAGGGCATATGCTTACCGGGGTATATATACCTCTCCCACACGGGCTACCCTGCTAACAAAAGCTGCTGACCAGCAGAAAGCAGCGGATCTGTATCATCAACTTGGCAATACAGAAGCCGAGATAAATATATTAACCGATCTGGGTTATATGCTCGTTGTAACCGGGCAATTGAAAACTGCAAATGAAGTGTTCTTAAAAGCGCTTACACTTGCTGAAGCGATAAACTATCCTTATATCCACTATAATACGGAGGCGCTTGCCATGGTTAATGTGTATCAAAGCAAATTTGGGGAACCATTACGATATGCACTTCAAACAATCAGAGTTGCAGAAAGCTGCCGTGATAGTATCGGCTGGGGCTATTTTTATAGCCGCATGTCGCATCTTTACGAAATGGAGGGGAGATGGAAAGAGAGCGCTGATATGGCACAACTGGCAGTTAAAAGATTTATCGCAGACCGTAACCCCACAGTATACAATGCGTTACATCCGATAGTAATCTATCTCAGTGAACAAGGGCGTGCAAAAGAAGCCTACAACCTCGCGCTGGATGCGGTAAAAAAAGTAGGCATACCTCAGAATATTTCCGAAAAAATATTTTATTGCCATACACTTTCCAGCTGCCATCTATTCATGGGCAACCTCGATCTGGCAGAGATGTACGCCCGGGAAATGGACTCACTGGAAACTATAGCTGAAGGCATCAGGGGGCCGCTTCGGAGAACTTTGATCAACGATCAGTTCGCGTACATTCATTTTAAGCGGGGGCAGTACCGGAAATCAAGAGAATTACTGAAAAAACGTTTTGCAACTATCTTCATTGCAGGCAGGGACCTATCATCTGATCTGGTTGCATACCGTTGGCTGATCAGTATTGATTCTGCACTGGGCGACAAAGCTGCTGCAGTATCCCACTACGAAAAATACACACAACTGCTCGACTCCAATTTCAGGATAACCAAAATAAGACAGGCAGAGGAGCTACAGGTGATGTACGAAACACAGGAAAAGGAAAACCAGATCACACTATTAAATGAACAGGCAACCCTCCAAAAAGCCAATTTCAAACAGGCCAAACTGGTAAAAGACCTAACGCTTGCAGGCATTGCTGCTGTAATAATCATCGCGGGCTTATTGTACTGGCAGAACCGCTTGAAGCAAAAAAACGCCATAGTGATCACGCACAAAAATGAACAATTGCAGCAGTTGCTGACCGATAGAGAATGGCTATTGAAAGAAATACACCATCGTGTAAAAAATAACCTCCAGATAGTAATGAGTCTGCTCAATTCGCAGGCAGTGTATATAAATAATGATGCCGCTTTTACTGCCATCCAGGATAGTAAACGCAGGGTGTATGCGATGTCCCTCATCCATCAAAAGCTTTACCAGTCTGAAAATATTGCCACCATTGCCATGTCTGAATATATCAACGAATTGGTGAACCATGTTCAGGACAGTCTTGATACCAGGAACCGGATAGTTTTTACACAAAACATCGAATCCCTGGACCTTGATGTATCGCAGGCAATCCCCCTGGGACTGATCATCAATGAGAGCGTTGTTAATGCCATTAAGTATGCATTCCCGCATGACAGGAAAGGCATGGTGAGTATCAGCCTGCGGCATGAAGGGACTGATCAGTTATTGCTGAATATATCGGACAATGGCATTGGTTTACCAGCGGACCTTGATATTATGGAGCATAACTCACTGGGACTTGACCTGGTAAGAGGGCTTGCAAAACAATTAAAAGGCCGCTTCAATATTACAAGCGATAATGGCCTGCATGTAACGATCCGATTTGCAGTTATCAACAAACAAATTTCGGAGGAAGCTTCAGACAATCTTTAA
- a CDS encoding 2TM domain-containing protein has product MTQSTQWGTTTPIDPKKGFRIHLIVFLLVAPAIWLVWYLTDRTYPWPLWSTPAWAIGVFFHYLGVFVFKKPKNN; this is encoded by the coding sequence ATGACACAATCAACTCAATGGGGCACCACCACGCCTATCGATCCTAAAAAGGGCTTCAGGATCCACTTAATTGTATTCCTGCTTGTCGCCCCGGCTATCTGGCTTGTATGGTATCTGACGGACCGGACCTACCCCTGGCCATTATGGTCTACACCAGCATGGGCAATAGGCGTATTCTTCCACTACCTCGGCGTATTTGTTTTCAAAAAACCCAAGAACAATTAA